GGAGAATAGCTGCAAAGCACCAAAGCAAAGCTCCGGTCGTACAGTCGGTCTAAAGTCACAAAAGCACGAGCAAAAGGCAAAGCAGTCAAGAAGCAAGAGCGTTGGAAGCAGACGACAGGGCGGTTCTCCGTCATCGAGGAAACTGTTAGCCTTATGGCCACCTCTTCCTCCAGTGATGAATCCCAAAGCGACACTGGAGCGTCTTCATACACAGCCAGTTCTTCGCCTCACTCCTCGCTTGCGGCGCGTGACCTCGAAGTCGGTGCAACTCTCGGACGCGGAAGTTTGGACGTGTCTATCTCGCCCGTCACCTGGCTACAAACTACATTTGCGCACTCAAGATCatctcaaaagtacaggCATCAAcacaggaagaagagaaatTGATACGGCGCGAATTGGAGATCCATCAGAACCTTGCACACAAGAATATTCTGAAGCTTCTTGCCTGGTTTCACGACGAGAAGAGCATCTACCTTGTCCTGGAGTTCGCAGCAGGTGGCAGCCTCTACTCAAGGCTAAAGAAGCAGCCAAAATCTCGCTTTACCGAACACCAGACGGCCATCTACATGGCACAGATTGCATCAGCTCTGCGCTACATGAATAACAAGAACATCATGCACCGGGATATCAAGCCTGAGAATATACTGCTTGGATTCCACTCGGAGATCAAGCTGGCCGACTTTGGATACTCTGTACACTCTGAGTCTGGGTACCGGTCCACTGTGCGTGGGACCCTTGACTACTTGAGTCCCGAGGTCGCAGTCATGATGTTGAAGCCTGGGATGAGCTCAGGATGGTACACCAAGGCGATTGATCAGTGGGGCTTGGGTGTTTTGATGTACGAGTTGCTGGTTGGTAGGCCGCCTTTTGAGATGAAGAATACGAAGAGCACACAGCGGAAGATTGCAAACTTCAAGGGCAAGGGGATCAAGTTCCCGGGACATATTAGTCAGGGCGCGGAAGAACTGATCCGTGAGGTAAGTGCTTCTTATGCAGTGGCACGAACATGGACGTAGACATGCTGACTTAATGGCAGTTGCTGAATCTCGAAGCGGAAAAGCGTATGAGCCTTGATGATGTGTTGGCGCATGGCTGGATCATGGGACACGTGGAGAAGTCAGTGCAGTCAGGCTTACGGTCGTTTGATCAGCTGCTTCAGTGATGCCTGAACGGAGTTTAGCTGGGGTCAAGAAACGTGGGACTGGCATTGGCACGACGCACGTCAAACCACTGTTACCGACTAGTGCGACATGTGGGCTCAAGTGATATATCGGGGGTCCGATGTAAATACGAGACAGCATCTGGATCTGGCGATCTGTGATCGGCCTGGCGCAATGCTAGGCCCGCTTCGGTTTTCAGCCCTATCTAGCCTTGGCGCTGAAGCTTGATGTCTAGTCATGGAGACGTTTCCTTGTACAATAACATGAGACTGATATATGTAATGCGTGACGCGTTGGAATCTCCTGTGCAGACGCGCATTCGGTGACTGGGTGGTGGAGCTACCTACATCTTGTGCGGCGCAGCAGGGAAGTGCCTAGATCCGTCATGGCAGTTCGCGTCAGTCCTTTGTCGTGACATGTGTCAAGCTTGGTAGCGCCATGGGTTCTCGATTTGCCGGAATCTCTCCAAAGCATAGAGTGGATGACGACTCCTCCAGATGCGGACATGTCAACAACAGATCCTTTTCTGCGCAATTGTACAGGTCTGAGCTATTAGCAGAAATCTATTGCCATTACATTCCTGTTCGTCCAGGCGCAGACTAGCCAAGCCGGAAAGAACATAGCCTCACAAGGTTTGCCTGATGATGCAGGCAGTCAGGCAACCGGCAGCACGCCTTGCCGTCACGGCGTGCGTATGCATACCACCGTGCCATCCTTGGCGCACGGTGGGGCGCCGATCGAGCGTTGAACTGCAGGAAACTACTTAGGTGCTTTCGTCTCATCGCGGCTGGACGTGCTTCAGCTTGTGCAATGGCACATCCGCTTGGCACTCCCCAATACAGTTACGCGTTTGAGCCAAGCAGTGAACCACCCCACGATATCACGATCCCAGATGAAATCTATCAGAATGAGCAGGCCGTGTATCCATGGTGGCGAAGCAATGTTGGATGGTGGGTAATAGGCGTACAAGGCCTTCTGCCTTAGCACCCGCTTAGCCGGCTTCCTGATGCTTGCCTGACGAATCCTGTCAATATACAGTATCGTCGCAAGACTGCCTGGTGAATGCGGCTCAGATCTTCGGTAGCTCTAAACTGAAGAGGGCTAAGCGTGTCAGATGTGGCTGTCGCGTTCATCTGCTTTTTGTACATGGAGTAGGCGGCGCCTGGCTGCGGCTGCGGCTGCCTTGGCCATGAGACATGCCCAACTTTTGAACCTGTCTCATAGCCTCCTCATCTTCTGTCACACTACCATTCCTCGCTGTCAGCTTTGTGCCTCGTTATATGTACCGATCGCGAGTTGCGCCTTATTGCCATACCATGATTCATACCTGATCGATCCTtacaaacaccaccatgTTCCTAAGAAACACTATATCTCTGACCTTAGCGGCGCTAGTAGCCGCTCAGTCCTCATCTTCGGAGCCCTGTGCTATCGTCGCATCGCAATTCGCAAGACTCGAATCCATCCCAGCTGAACTTGCCTACCAATGTCTCGAGTCGGTCCCCGTTGACGTTCAGGGAAACACACAACTCATCGACGAACTCAAGAAGTTGTGGGAATTCCATTCCGAAATCTTATGGCTGAAGAATCCGGGAGAAGAGTGGGAATACGGAGCTTTGGATATTCAGAAGGAGTTGGACGATGTCAAGACCAACTTGAACTCTTTTTCAAGCGAATACGCCGTACAACTCGCTATCCAGGACATCACGATCAAGACCGGCAATTTCCATTTCAACTGGCGACCGGATATACTGGAGGTGTTTGACTGGGGTAGACCGATCAACGTTGCTTCTATTTCAGAGGATGGCAAGGCTCTTCCGAAGTTGTACGTTGCCGATGACGTCGCATTGTTGGCTGAGGGCAGAGAGGACGTCTCCGACATCACCGAGATCAACGGTGAGAAACCTTACGACTTCCTCAAGTCTGCCTCCCGGTCACAATACATTGACTCTGATGGGTTGGTCAACGACATGCTTGCCAAGGGAGACACGGATAACGCAGGCTCTTTTATGAGCATGTCGACATACGGCGGAAACATGACAGAGATTACCTGGGCGAACGGCTCGACGGCATCCATTCCCAATACTGTCAGCTCCGAACTCAACTTCTCTGGTGTCTCCGACGGCAAGTCTTTCTTCGACACCTTTTGCAAGGCTCAAAACGAAACAGAGAGTTCCATGCAGAAGAGGGCCCAGACTGGCGCTGGCGCCCACCCCTTCCTCTCCCGCACGGCTCTTGGGCAAACACCGACTATACCGATCAGCGAATACCACATTCGAAACAAGCGCCAGATGCCTACCGCTACTTACCCATCAGCAGTTGCCCAGGCATCCAGCGGCGTCGTGGCTGGGTATTTCCTGAGTGGCACCGGCTACGAGAATGTGGCAGTTCTCAAGATCATGTCCTTCAACAACCCGACCACCTTTATGAGCGAGAGAGACTTCAACAACGAATTTCAGTCAACTGTAGCCTCCTTCCTCCGCCAGTGCATGGCCGCCAAGAAGCAAAAACTCATCATCGACTTGCGCGAAAACGGCGGTGGCAACACCAACCTGCTACTCGACGCCTTCATGCAACTGTTTCCTGATATGGAGCCTTTTTCCGGACAACGCTACAGAGCCAGTGAGCCCTTTCTCAAAATCGGTGACGTTATCAACGAGATCATGGCGGACCCAGCGAAATCAAACGTATATAAGCAAGTCACCGAAGAGATGATCAACGAAGACTACCTCTACAGGTTCTGGCTCTACAACCACTTCCGCAACTCCGAAGGCGTCGAATTCACCAGCTGGGACGAGTTCAACGGTCCCGTGGAGCTAAACGGCGACAAGTACACCGCCACAATGCGATACAACGTACGTTGCCTCCCCTATGCCCTCCTACAAATCCCACCACTAACCACCCCATCTAGTACACTGACGACATGTCCATAACACCATCCGGCTTCCACTTCGTAAACGGCACACGCGCGACGCCCTTCCAGCCCGCAAATATCGTAATGTACACCGACGCCCTCTGCGGCTCCTCATGCGCCTCCTTCCACGAAGAGCTCAAAAACATCGCGGGCGTCAAATCCGTCACCGTCGGCGGCCGCCCAGAAAACAAGCCCATCCAAGCCGTCACCGGCACAAAAGGCGGAGAGGTCCTCCCATTATACTACTACCAACTGTTCGCCGACGTCGCACTGAACGTGTCGGAGAAAATTAGCCTCAACACTGCTTCGGCAAACGACACTGTGCTCGAGGGTATTGCGAATATCCCTCAGATTATGATGAGAGCTGATGGTGCGAGTTCGCGGATGCAAGCGCAGGACCAAGTGCGCAAGGGCGATAAGACGGGTACGCCGCTGCAGTACATCTACGAGGCGAGTGATTGCAGGGTTTTTTATACACCGGCTTCGTACGCTGATCCTGATGCTGCGTGGAAGCAGGCTTGGGATGCTTTTCTCGATGAGGGCAACTGCGTTGAGGGGTCTACTAAACATGAGAGTTCCATTTCGGGTGGGTTCCAGCCGTATGGCGCTGGGGAACTCAAGACGGTGGATCAGCCAAAGGGCGCAGGCGCACAGAGTGCGGCTGCGAGTGGTGGTGTGAAGAGAGGTGGTGTGGTggttgctgttgttgctgttgcatTTAGCGTTTTCATGGCATTGTAGGTGCACTGGATTGCATTTTTCTTTGCATTAGCGTGGAGTTTTGGGGGGTTTACGAAAAAGCATAGCGTGGAGTTATTGTTTGGCAGGCATGTTTACCCATTTGTCCTGGGGACATGCGATGCCGGTTTATGACTCATGACTTATGATACCACAACACGCACCAAAGCGGATACGAAATAATGGCAACTCCTATTAGAGACTACTAGACTACTAGACTACTAGACTACTAGACTACTATACATATTTCCATCATTATCATCGTGCCTATTATAACCACCGTTCGATCCATTGTCCATTCCATTCCCAAATTCATCCAAACAAAGGTATCATTCGCAACTTGTCAACGCCCAAAAACCCTCATATCACACAGCTAAATTCTCGCCTCCCTTCCCACCAACTAATTGGGCCTCAATACCAAGTCTCCCACACAAAGCACAACATTCTTGAAGAACCGCCTCCACTCCAACGGATCTCCACTAGCCTTCACAAACCTTACCTCCCAGTACTCGGCACCCTCGTACACGGCCTTCTCTACCACGATATGGCCATTGAGACCCTGTCGACGCCCATCTGCCATCTTAACTCTAATGCTCATACTTCCCGTGCGCTCTGCTTCCTCAACGTGCTGAGCCGGCAGCGATGGAGCCGGAACACCGAGACGGTGCAGTGCAGCGAGGAGGAGAGGAAGCAAGTTCGTCAGGGGATGAGGCGAAATGAAGCGCGCCATCGAGTACGAAGGAAGTATATCCGCGAATTTACGAGCGGCTTGCGTGAAGGTGAGAGGAACGCCAGGTGTGGAGCTAAATTGCGTCATGCTGGGGTCTTGGGAGAGCATATCCTGGGTTGAAGACGGGAGCTGCGACATGAATGGTGTGGTACCGATTTGAACGCGACGGGTGAGATGGTTTTCAGGCTGGGAAGCAGATACGCCATCATGGCTGGGGAGACGGGGTGGACGTTCCCAGTCAAAAGGCGTGTCTGCGGTTGGGGTCTCGGGTTGGGTGGAGGCGAGGATGTGGATGGCGCTGCTGCGGCGGGGTGATGTGTCGCCGTCAATGTCCATGGCATCGCTACCGTTGCTATCTTGTGAGAAGCCGCGTTGGGATTGGGTGGGTGGCCGTGTGAAGTCGATGCGAAGTTGAGATAGCATTTGAGTTGCAAGTCCGACTGGGTTTGCGTTGCGTCCGCTTGGTGTCAAGTATGGATTCTTGCGTGTAAACCATGGATGGGTGCGTACTTCGTCCAGTGTGAAGCGCTCTTGTGGGTCGATCTTCAGCATGCCGCGTAGCAAGCTTACGATGGAGGGGGGAAGTTTGGCCCAGAGCTCATCAGTAGTGTGGCCTCCCGACTCAGCGAATTCCTTGAACTCTTCTGACCGAGTCGTGGGTTCGTCCCATGGCGTGTTGCCGACGAGGAGTACAAAGAGAACGACGCCGCAACTCCAGATATCGCAGATGTTCGCTGCGTATCCGACGTCTAGCACATCTGCCCTCTTGCTTCGCCTCCCGCTGACAATCTCTGGCGCAATGTAAGGCGGAGAACCGCATACGGTGTTGCAAAGTCGCAACTGCCCGTCCTTCTTGAACAATGCTGCCAATCCAAAGTCACTCAACTTCAGGTCTCCCTCTGCACTCAACAACACATTCTCGGGCTTGATGTCTCGATGGGCCACACCCATGCTGTGCATATACGCCACAGCGCTCACGAGCTGCGAGAAGTAAAGGTGTGCAATATCCTCTCCTACACCTTCGTCGGCCTCAATCTTGTCAAAAAGGTCGCCACCCTCGGCCAATTCCATGGCTATCCACGTCCAGAGCGGGTCTTCACCTGAGCCCAGACAGTGGATGATGTTGTGATGTTTGCCGAGATGGGTGTGCAAGACTATTTCCATCTTGATCTGCTTCGGGGTGAGGCGACCGGTACGGAAGGCATGTTCTTTGTTTATGAACTTGATGGCGATGACGGGTTTGGGAGCGTTTATAGGAATGGCTTTGCGAATACTGCGAGCATCACAATGTCAGCGAATGGGTCTGAGAGAGTCGCGATGCGTCATGGTAGCTTACGATGCATATGCGCCTTGTCCGATGGTCTTACTGACGAGTCGGAACGGTAGGTCTGTGGGTAGAGGGGCGACTTGGCTGTTTGGCGGCGCAGGCACCATTGTGATGATTGCGTCGAAAATTTCGCGTGCAAGTGCGGGGTGTTTGAGATGGAAGCGCCAGTAAAGATGCTACCGATACCAGATAGAAAAGTCGAAGAGATTTCCGAGCGCTTTGCTGCTGCCTAGATCCGGCGCGCAAGAATCCGCGGGATCGCGTCACTCGATGAAAACACTACGCACAGACTCAACACGCGAACGCCCTATCACGTGCTCCTCACGTGGCCAAACTCAGCACGTCTCGTCTCAACACAGAATGTTGACCTCTCCAACGCGTCTCGGTGCAACGTGACCCGCGCAATAGGAGTCCGTCCTTCGTTTCGCTACACCTACCGCCTTTAGGATGCCCTTGCGCCAAGCTGCCAGCGTGTACAGCAGCGCGCGCCACAATCCTTCTCCGTTGCAACCTTGGACGGTCTGATGAAGCCTCGGTCTTTCCTTAGCCCCTTCCCAACAAGGAAAGAGTACCTGTCGATCAATATGCGTGCACGTTATACCCATCTCACCCCGTAGCTTCGGAGCAAAGTATTTGGCACCACGCAAGCGACGTTGGGATATCCATGGCCGTCCTGCCGTCCGGAGCGCGAGTAGATCATCATCCTACGGTCGGTACGGTAGGTCGTTCCGCTGCAAGGCTTAAAACCCTCGCGTACAACCGAAGTCCGGTCCCTCGCAAAAACTGATGTAGATCCCACAACCTACTGCATGGCAATCCTCTGGGTCCCCCTATCTCGTTGGAACCGTCTTTGTTAGCACCAGAACTCAACGGAAAGGAACAATTCCCCTATCCTCTCACAACACAGTCACGACTCACCCACCGACCTGCTTCTATATCCAAGTTGGCACGGCTGTGCCTTGAAACTTACAACGAAGGATATGTATCTAGGCTAACGCTCCAAACCTTACCGCAGTCTCGGATCGTCGTGCTCGCGTGTGCATtcttttttttcttttctgcCACCAAACATCCCCATGTGCATGTCAAACTCAAAACTAGGAGTGTGCCGCCAAGGTACCCTGCCTTTGTCTCCCCCGGTATAGCCGAGTAGGCCCACGCGAGCGGCGAGCGCACGATGCCAATCTGCATGGAAGATCAATGCCGTTTGGGCTAACGTTAAAGTATCCGAATGAATGTTGATCGGTGAGTCAACATCCGCTTGCGGCAAGTTAGAACATGCATATGGTTTGACGGCTACGAGCGGGGTTCGCTGAGGACAAAGGATGCCGGACCGAGGAGGAAAAAATCCGAGTCCAGTTGTTTGAGTAGCGCAGATGAAGTGTACTACCCATCGAAGAATACGAGCCGCAAAGGAACGGGTGTTTCGTGCGGAGATGATGGGAATACCGAACAACGGCAACCGACATAGTGGATCTTGAGAATACGCTGACCAAGTGAATCGGCCCTTTGATTCTCAAATGCAGTAATAATAGAAGAAACAGGTTCCTGTACCCGGTGAGAGGGACGCTGCTCTGGTGTCGGTTACCTTGCACATGTGATAACGCCTCAGGATGCCAGCAATAGGAGCAAAACCCCCTATTCGCTCTCTAACAGCACCATGCATTGCGCAAATCTCCACCACAACacacgcacacacacacaagACACTGTACACCGGAATTGACCCTTTCCCCAATATGACTGTACCTACGTACACACCTCCCATCCATGGCCGAGGCTGCCCGCAACCAAGCACAGCGCACGGTGCAAACCCAAACCAACCCACATCTCTACACACCTCCACTCCACTGTCCCCATCCATCTAACATGCCATGCCCATCCTTTCCTCATCGCAGCCTCGCATCATGTCATGCTACCGCTGCGTGACTATGTATGCCGCTCTAAGCAACCAAACTTTGGGGGCCATGCCCGCACGCACATGCACGCACTAAAACCCAGACTATACCCCACAGTAAAACCTACTCGGAGCAATGTACAA
This sequence is a window from Pyrenophora tritici-repentis strain M4 chromosome 4, whole genome shotgun sequence. Protein-coding genes within it:
- a CDS encoding Herpes-BLLF1 multi-domain protein gives rise to the protein MFLRNTISLTLAALVAAQSSSSEPCAIVASQFARLESIPAELAYQCLESVPVDVQGNTQLIDELKKLWEFHSEILWLKNPGEEWEYGALDIQKELDDVKTNLNSFSSEYAVQLAIQDITIKTGNFHFNWRPDILEVFDWGRPINVASISEDGKALPKLYVADDVALLAEGREDVSDITEINGEKPYDFLKSASRSQYIDSDGLVNDMLAKGDTDNAGSFMSMSTYGGNMTEITWANGSTASIPNTVSSELNFSGVSDGKSFFDTFCKAQNETESSMQKRAQTGAGAHPFLSRTALGQTPTIPISEYHIRNKRQMPTATYPSAVAQASSGVVAGYFLSGTGYENVAVLKIMSFNNPTTFMSERDFNNEFQSTVASFLRQCMAAKKQKLIIDLRENGGGNTNLLLDAFMQLFPDMEPFSGQRYRASEPFLKIGDVINEIMADPAKSNVYKQVTEEMINEDYLYRFWLYNHFRNSEGVEFTSWDEFNGPVELNGDKYTATMRYNYTDDMSITPSGFHFVNGTRATPFQPANIVMYTDALCGSSCASFHEELKNIAGVKSVTVGGRPENKPIQAVTGTKGGEVLPLYYYQLFADVALNVSEKISLNTASANDTVLEGIANIPQIMMRADGASSRMQAQDQVRKGDKTGTPLQYIYEASDCRVFYTPASYADPDAAWKQAWDAFLDEGNCVEGSTKHESSISGGFQPYGAGELKTVDQPKGAGAQSAAASGGVKRGGVVVAVVAVAFSVFMAL
- a CDS encoding SPS1, Serine/threonine protein kinase; the protein is MVPAPPNSQVAPLPTDLPFRLVSKTIGQGAYASIRKAIPINAPKPVIAIKFINKEHAFRTGRLTPKQIKMEIVLHTHLGKHHNIIHCLGSGEDPLWTWIAMELAEGGDLFDKIEADEGVGEDIAHLYFSQLVSAVAYMHSMGVAHRDIKPENVLLSAEGDLKLSDFGLAALFKKDGQLRLCNTVCGSPPYIAPEIVSGRRSKRADVLDVGYAANICDIWSCGVVLFVLLVGNTPWDEPTTRSEEFKEFAESGGHTTDELWAKLPPSIVSLLRGMLKIDPQERFTLDEVRTHPWFTRKNPYLTPSGRNANPVGLATQMLSQLRIDFTRPPTQSQRGFSQDSNGSDAMDIDGDTSPRRSSAIHILASTQPETPTADTPFDWERPPRLPSHDGVSASQPENHLTRRVQIGTTPFMSQLPSSTQDMLSQDPSMTQFSSTPGVPLTFTQAARKFADILPSYSMARFISPHPLTNLLPLLLAALHRLGVPAPSLPAQHVEEAERTGSMSIRVKMADGRRQGLNGHIVVEKAVYEGAEYWEVRFVKASGDPLEWRRFFKNVVLCVGDLVLRPN